Proteins co-encoded in one Gopherus evgoodei ecotype Sinaloan lineage chromosome 4, rGopEvg1_v1.p, whole genome shotgun sequence genomic window:
- the LOC115651321 gene encoding olfactory receptor 10T2-like, whose product MPRGNESAVSQFLLLGFSSLEEWQIVLFLVFSPMYVIILTSNIAILAAISVDRSLHTPMYFLLFALSFSETCTTFAVVPKLLVNLLLGNQTISFLGCATQMFCFFGFGATNCFLLSAMAYDRYVAICKPLQYPVVITRRVCVELVAVSCATGFLIALGISSLVFSLPFCGPNAIKHFFCDISPVLRLACSDHHIAGMAIVFLCAFVLLGAFTGIVLSYIYILAAILKIHSAPGRRKTFSTCASHLIVVITHFGCAFFVYLIPKSTSCLDEDTFIALSYTFFSPILNPVVYSLRNQEVKSALKKLTAHTFLSPKM is encoded by the coding sequence ATGCCCAGAGGAAACGAGAGCGCCGTGTCTCAATTTCTGCTGCTGGGATTCTCCAGCCTGGAAGAGTGGCAGATTGTGCTTTTCCTGGTGTTCTCCCCGATGTACGTGATAATCCTGACCTCCAACATTGCCATCCTGGCAGCCATCAGTGTTGATCGGAGCCTCcatacccccatgtacttcttacTCTTCGCTTTGTCCTTCTCGGAAACCTGCACCACTTTCGCTGTCGTCCCCAAGCTGCTGGTGAATTTGCTGTTGGGAAACCAAACAATTTCTTTCCTGGGATGCGCGACTCAAATGTTCTGCTTCTTCGGCTTTGGGGCCACAAATTGTTTTCTGCTGTCAGCCATGGCTTACGATCGCTATGTGGCCATATGTAAGCCACTGCAATACCCAGTTGTGATAACCAGGAGGGTTTGCGTTGAGCTGGTCGCTGTTTCATGTGCAACTGGCTTTCTTATAGCGCTAGGCATCAGTTCCCTTGTATTCAGTTTGCCCTTCTGCGGGCCCAATGCCATCaaacatttcttctgtgacatctcGCCCGTTCTGAGGCTGGCGTGCAGTGACCATCATATCGCTGGGATGGCCATTGTTTTTCTGTGTGCCTTTGTTTTGCTAGGCGCCTTCACGGGAATCGTCCTCTCTTACATCTATATCCTCGCCGCCATCCTGAAGATCCACTCTGCACCAGGCAGGCGCAAGACCTTCTCCACCTGCGCCTCCCATCTCATCGTTGTGATCACACACTTCGGCTGTGCTTTTTTTGTCTATTTAATACCCAAATCAACCTCTTGCCTAGATGAGGACACTTTCATTGCCTTGTCTTATACCTTCTTTAGCCCCATATTGAACCCTGTGGTTTATAGTCTGAGAAACCAGGAAGTTAAATCAGCCCTAAAGAAATTAACTGCCCACACATTTCTTTCTCCAAAAATGTGA
- the LOC115651647 gene encoding olfactory receptor 1019-like produces the protein MAERNYTAVTEFVLLGFTQNPKLQVILLLMFLLIYMLILVGNLTLVTLIRTDSQLHTPMYFFISNLALLNVSYATIITSSILITLVSVRKVILFSGCALQFFFLCIALSCECYLLGVMAYDRFMAICNPLLYTVIMSKWFCVLLVLGSYLVSCVNAIVQTIFIFRLSFCNSNVINHFFCDVSPILKLSCSDTRITDIVHFTCATVVVTPTILIILISYIYIVVTILRINSANGQRKAFSTCTSHLAAITIFYGTGSFMYLRPSSKYLMDHDKIISLFYTLVIPMLNPLIYSLRNMEVKKAFMRMLHRKIYSQ, from the coding sequence ATGGCGGAGAGGAATTACACGGCAGTGACTGAGTTTGTCTTGTTGGGATTCACACAAAACCCGAAGCTGCAGGTCATCCTCCTTTTGATGTTTCTGCTGATCTACATGCTGATCCTAGTGGGGAACCTCACCTTGGTCACCTTAATCAGAACTGACTCCcagcttcacacccccatgtactttttcaTCAGCAACCTGGCCCTCTTAAATGTCAGCTACGCCACCATCATCACTTCCAGCATACTTATTACTTTAGTATCAGTGAGAAAAGTCATTTTGTTCTCTGGGTGTGCTCTGCAATTCTTCTTCCTATGCATCGCATTATCCTGTGAATGTTACCTCTTGGGTGTCATGGCGTACGATCGCTTCATGGCCATCTGCAACCCATTGCTCTACACTGTCATCATGTCCAAGTGGTTTTGCGTGCTGCTGGTACTGGGGTCCTACCTAGTGAGCTGCGTGAATGCAATTGTTCAAACTATATTTATATTCCGCTTGTCCTTCTGCAACTCAAACGTcatcaaccatttcttctgtgatgtgTCCCCAATCCTGAAACTGTCCTGCTCTGACACCCGCATTACAGACATTGTTCATTTCACCTGTGCCACTGTGGTGGTAACACCTACTATCTTGATCATCCTCATCTCCTACATATACATTGTTGTCACTATCCTAAGAATCAACTCTGCCAATGGCCAAcgcaaagccttctccacctgcacctcccacctgGCAGCCATCACCATCTTCTACGGAACGGGCTCTTTCATGTATTTACGGCCCAGTTCAAAGTACCTCATGGACCATGACAAaatcatttctttgttttataccctCGTGATCCCCATGTTAAACcccctgatctacagcctgaggaacatgGAGGTGAAAAAGGCCTTTATGAGGATGTTACACAGGAAGATTTATTCTCAGTGA
- the LOC115651322 gene encoding LOW QUALITY PROTEIN: olfactory receptor 1019-like (The sequence of the model RefSeq protein was modified relative to this genomic sequence to represent the inferred CDS: inserted 1 base in 1 codon), giving the protein MAWGNDTTVTEFILAGFTDHPELQVALFLIFLVIYVLTLLGNMGMIGLIWRDSRFHTPMYILLSNLSLVDLGYSSSIAPRVLVSFSRKSKAISYAGCAAQLYFFXGFATAESLLLAVMAYDRYVAICNPLLYRLIMSKRSCVWLLASSYMAGAANATMFTSCTFQLSFCGPNVIDHYFCDVLPLMRLSCTDTHNNEMLLSIFAGFIQLTTILIILFSYLYITAAILRIRSSEGRRKAFSTCASHLTAVAIFYGTTVFIYLRPSSTSSREQDQVISVFYTVVIPMLNPLIYSLRNKEVKAALGRTLERRKFSQPL; this is encoded by the exons ATGGCCTGGGGAAACGACACCACCGTGACTGAATTCATCCTTGCAGGATTCACTGACCATCCAGAGCTGCAGGTTGCCCTCTTCCTCATATTTCTGGTGATCTATGTTCTCACCTTGCTGGGGAATATGGGGATGATTGGCCTAATCTGGAGGGACTCCCGatttcacacccccatgtatatCTTGCTCAGCAACTTGTCACTTGTTGACCTTGGCTACTCCTCATCCATCGCCCCCAGGGTGCTGGTGAGCTTCTCAAGGAAGAGTAAGGCTATTTCCTACGCTGGATGTGCTGCACAGCTATATTTCT TTGGCTTTGCCACAGCTGAGTCTTTACTCCTTGCGGTGATGGCCTATGACCGTTATGTGGCCATCTGTAACCCATTGCTCTATAGGCTCATCATGTCCAAGAGGTCCTGCGTCTGGCTCTTGGCTAGCTCTTACATGGCTGGGGCTGCAAATGCAACCATGTTTACCAGCTGCACCTTTCAGCTGTCCTTCTGTGGGCCCAATGTAATTGATCATTACTTTTGTGACGTCCTTCCGCTCATGCGGCTCTCCTGCACCGACACTCACAACAATGAAATGTTGCTTTCTATCTTTGCTGGTTTCATACAACTGACTACCATACTGATCATCCTCTTCTCTTATCTGTATATTACTGCTGCCATACTCAGGATCCGCTCTTCCGAGGGGAGGCGCAAAGCCTTCTCTACCTGCGCCTCTCACCTGACAGCCGTGGCTATATTCTATGGCACGACGGTCTTTATCTACTTACGACCCAGTTCCACCTCCTCACGGGAGCAGGACCAGGTGATCTCTGTGTTCTACACGGTGGTGATCCCCATGctgaaccccctcatctacagcctgaggaacaaggaggtgaaggCTGCCCTGGGGAGAACGTTAGAGAGAAGAAAGTTCTCTCAGCCGCTTTGA